A genomic window from Exiguobacterium acetylicum DSM 20416 includes:
- a CDS encoding helix-turn-helix domain-containing protein, protein MNRALGKKIMQLRKQHKYTQKFLAERCGETATDISAYERGQRMPSPQVLERLALALDTTVIDLIDPKYVQHPSLNEFMQQALEPSQPLDLKLILEDLLVHLSLSKEIYFDGRLVSANVRDEMATSIDQALKRGLSSIEA, encoded by the coding sequence ATGAATCGTGCACTAGGTAAAAAAATCATGCAATTGCGCAAACAACACAAGTATACTCAAAAGTTTTTAGCTGAACGGTGTGGGGAAACAGCAACGGACATCTCCGCTTACGAACGTGGTCAGCGCATGCCCTCTCCTCAAGTCCTAGAACGATTGGCTCTTGCTTTAGACACGACGGTCATTGATCTTATCGATCCGAAGTATGTACAGCATCCTTCGTTGAATGAATTCATGCAACAAGCGCTTGAACCATCACAACCGCTTGATCTGAAACTCATTCTCGAAGACTTACTCGTTCACCTCAGTCTGTCAAAGGAAATCTATTTTGATGGTCGCCTCGTCTCAGCGAACGTCCGAGATGAGATGGCAACGTCCATTGATCAGGCATTAAAACGAGGGCTTTCCTCCATCGAGGCGTAA
- a CDS encoding VanZ family protein — MKKITWSGYVVLTVLLILFISSSMPYQAQSIKPGLSRYIPLGFVDHLRFISFSYHGEVSVAALGRSGFIEFFIRKAAHVSTFLVLGIGLIDLTRRRLTPGLAVLFAYSLAIMVAVFDEFHQILTGGRTGLIQDVLLDGAGALIGIGCYVLIYRKKV, encoded by the coding sequence ATGAAAAAAATCACGTGGTCCGGCTACGTCGTCCTGACCGTTCTATTGATCCTTTTTATCTCGAGTTCGATGCCATATCAGGCACAATCCATCAAGCCGGGGTTATCTCGATACATCCCGTTAGGATTCGTCGATCATCTGCGATTCATCTCCTTCTCCTATCATGGAGAAGTCAGTGTTGCAGCACTCGGACGAAGTGGCTTCATTGAATTTTTCATCCGAAAAGCAGCCCACGTCTCGACGTTTCTCGTATTAGGCATCGGATTGATCGATTTAACACGCCGTCGCCTGACACCAGGACTTGCGGTCCTGTTCGCCTATTCGTTAGCAATCATGGTCGCTGTCTTTGATGAGTTCCATCAAATCTTGACAGGGGGCCGGACGGGACTCATCCAAGATGTTTTACTCGATGGAGCTGGTGCTTTGATTGGAATCGGATGTTATGTACTCATCTATAGGAAAAAAGTATGA